Part of the Dehalogenimonas sp. THU2 genome, AGATGGAAATTTCGTACAAAACGATTAACGGAGCAGCGATCAATGTCTGGGTGATGGGGTCCAGGGTTGGCGTTATGAAAGCGGAGAGGACGAACGCCAAAACAAACCATATCTTGCGCTTCGAAGCCAGCCATTTTGAACTTACAATGCCGACCACCGACAGGGTACCTAAAATGATCGGCATTTCAAAGGCTAGCCCAATAGCAACTAAGAGCCTTAGTACCAGATCGATATATGTGCTGATGCGGGGTGCTACCGTAACAATATCACTGCCAAATTCAAAGAGAAAGAACATAGTGACCGGCAGCGCCAAAAAATAAGCGAATGCGACGCCGGCAAGAAATAGACTGACGATAAATGGGAAAGTGGTAAAAATTATCTTTTTTTCTTTAGGAGTGAAGGCTGGCGACAGGAAAGCAAAAAATTGGTATAGCACCCAAGGCATGGCTATGATAAAACCGGCAGTCAGGGCGACCCGGAAATAGACGCTGATATATTCGAGAACGTCGATTGACTGAACGTTATCGGCAAGTTCACCTGCAGGCTCCAGCAACATGAGGACAAGCTGGTCGCCGAAGAACATGGCGATAACCGTACCTGCCACTATACCGCCGATGGAGCGGAAAAAGCGCTGTCGCATCTCGGTGAAATGTTGGGTGATGGGCAGACGCTTTTCTTGGTCGGTCATATTATCGGTATGGCCCTTCTTAATTTCAGGCAATTATTTTTTATCGCTGCCGCTCAGGAATTTATCGAGGCTAGGGCTTGAGGAGGTACTTGGAGCCTTACCGGTGGACTTGGTCGGGGAGCTGTCGATTGCCTTTGTAAACTCCTTAGTCATCTCAGTGGTGATCTTGCGAAAACTACGTACGAACTCACCGGCTTTTTTGGCGAACTCGGGTATCCTGTTAGGCCCGAAAACAAGTGTGGCGATGACGAGGATCGTAATGATCTCGAATGTGCCCATGCCAAAAAAATTCATCTAGCCACCTATGCCTTATCGCTCAAGAATGATCCGGCGCCTTAGCCGGTCTTCGTGCCTTCTTTACTATCCCGAGCCCTGCGGTTGACCTCTTTGGCGGCAATGCCGTCTTCCAGTTTGGTCACCACCTTGGTTTTTTCGGTTTTGTCTTCGCCGCCGACCGCGCTCCGCAACTGGCGGACGCCTTTGCCCAGAGTTCTGCCCACCGCCGGGACGAAGGCCGCCCCGGTGATCAGCAATATAATAACAATGATCAGTATAATTTCAAAAGGTCCGAATCGCATGGCGATCCCCCTCCGGGAGTGTGTCCCCCGTAATGGCTGAGGCGCTCCAGCGCCTTTCCGGTATTATGCCTTATCGGCGGTTTCGGTCTTGGGTTTTTCCTCGGTTTCCGGTTTGACGGCTACGATCTCGGTCTTAGCTTCGACCGGCTCTTCCTTCTTCTCTTCCTTAACTTCTTCCTCATCCTCACCGGATGAAGCCTTTTGGAAGGACTTCAGGCCTTTGCCCAGGGCTTCGCCGACCTGCGGTAACTTGCCGACACCAAAGATTAGAAGAACGATCACCAGGATTATGACTAACTCCATTGGTCCTAAGCGCATTTGATACCTCCTGAATTTCGGTGCAGGTAATTTCCACTAACTTAATAGATGTTACTACGCCGTGCTCGGATTTGTCAATCCTCACTAGACATAATATTGTTAAAATGCATCATAAATTAGCAAACTCTTACTTTGTTTGCTAATTTCAATTTTCCGACATCGTCCACGCCGTCGACAAACCCATTCTAACGGTCATAGGAATCTAAACACATTGAGTGTCCGCCGCTGCTGGTGCAATCTCCAACCTCCCACTCACGGCAGGATCGATAGACCTTGGAGCGACCAGAAAATAACCTGCCATTCACCTGCTATACCAGAACACTTGTGTAAATAGCCGGGCATATGGTATCATAACCGCGGATAATTAAGGAACGGTGAACATGAATACAGAGAAAACTACTGAAAAACAAAAATCATTGGAAATCGCCCTCGGCATGATCGAGAAACAGTTCGGCAAGGGCGCCATCATGAAACTCTCTGACGCCGCCTCGACCGTCGCCGTCGAGGTCATTCCCACGGGCTCGCTGGCTCTGGACCTCGCCCTGGGTGTGGGCGGCTTGCCCCGCGGCCGCGTCACCGAGATCTACGGCCCGGAAGGCTCCGGCAAGACAACGCTGGCTCAACACGTCATCGCCGAGTGCCAGAAACGCGGCGGCAAAGCCTTCTATATCGACGTGGAGCACGCCTTCGACCCAAAGTATGCCAAGACCTGCGGCATCAACCTCGATGAGCTTTATATCGCCCAGCCCAACGCCGGCGAGGAAGCCCTGGACATCTGTGAAAAACTGGTTCGCAGCGGTGGCGCCGACTTGGTCGTAGTAGACAGCGTGGCCGCCCTGGTGCCCAAAGCAGAACTCGAAGGCGACATGGGAGACTCACATGTCGGTCTCCAGGCCCGTCTGATGAGCCAGGCCTTGCGCAAACTCACCGCTGCCATCGGCAATACCGGCACCGCCGTCATCTTCATCAACCAGCTCCGGGAGAAAGTCGGCGTCATGTTCGGCAACCCGGAGGTCACTCCCGGTGGCCGCGCGCTCAAGTTCTATTCCTCTGTGCGCCTGGACCTGCGGCGGGTGGAGACATTGAAATCCGGCACCGTCGCCATCGGCAGCCATGTTAAAGCGCGAGTAGTTAAGAACAAGGTCGCCCCACCCTTCCGCGTCGCCGAATTCGATATTTTGTTCGATTCCGGTATCTCCCGTGAGGGCAACCTCATCGACCTGGGCGTGGAGGCCGGCGTCATCAAAAAATCCGGTTCCTTTTTCTCTTATGGCGACCTGCGCCTGGGACAGGGACGGGAAGCAGCCCGGACGTTCCTCGTTGAGCGAGAGGATATCGCCGACGCCATCGAAGCCGATATCCGTGGCGCCTCAGGATCCGTCCAGAGCGCCGTCGAATCTGATTGATTATGGTCGCAATGCCCTGATCCGGCTGACGTTGCCGGGCCTATACCGAAAAGTGTCTTAAACAAAGGAAACATCATATGACGGAGCGGCTGACAGGAGCCAAGCCGCTTGACGACGGCGACGAGACCGGTGAACTGCCATCCGGACCGCCGTCCGCGGCGCGGTCAACCGAAAGCGGGATAGGCGTCTGCTACCAGGCGGCATTGAGACTCCTGGATTACCGGGCGCGCACCGAGACCGAGATGCGACAGCGGCTCGCCCGCAAGGGATTTGAAGCCGTCGACATCGATACGGTGCTCGCGCGTTTGAAAACATCCGGGCTGATCGATGATGCCGCCTTCGCCCGGGCCTGGAGCGACAGCCGTGCCGCTTCCTCGCCGCGGTCCGCCTTCGTCATTAAGCGTGAACTCCGGGGCAAAGGCGTCACCGGAGATACCGCCGAAGAAGCCGTGGCCGGCCTCGATGACGCCGAGGCAGCCTATCGCGCCGCAATCCCGCGTGCCACCCGGCTGGCTAAACTGCCGCCGGAAGAAGCCCGGCGCAAGCTGGGCGATTTTCTCAGAAGGCGGGGCTTCAGTTGGGGCGTGGCGGAAGAGACGATGAACCGCCTCAAGGATGAGGGCATCGGCTTTGAGGTTGACACTAATGAGGCAACACCTTAGTATAAGCCGTTACCCCCAAGTAACAGCTGCCAACTAAATATATAATCGGGGGTTTTTAAATATAATGGGTCTTGACAACGTACTAGCCATCTTTTTCAGTTTCGTCATCGGCGCCATCTTCGGCGGTATGGCCATTTTCATCTCCCGCGGCGCCATGATCTCCCGCCAGTTGAAGGTCGCTCAGCGAAAAGCCTCTCACACCATCGCCGAATCCAGGATTGAAGCCCGCAATATCACCCAGGAAGCCCGGGACGAGGCCGACAAGGTCCGTATGGCCGCCGAGACCGAACTCCGGGAACGCCGCGCCGAGCTTGGACGGCAGGAAAACCGTGTCACCCAAAAGGTAGAGACTCTGGAACGCAAGCTGGAGACACTCGACCAGCGCGAACGCGCCCTGCTGACCCGCGAGAAGTCGATCGAAGAAGAACTCGAGAGGGTCGAGGGTCTCCGCGGCCAGGAGCAGCAGAAGCTCGAAGCCGTGGCCGGCCTGACCACCCAGGAAGCCAAGGATCACCTGCTGGAGATCGTCGAGTCCGAGATGCAGCAGGAAACCTCCCGCCGCGTCCGCCAGTGGGAGCAAAAGATTAAAGAAGAGGCCGATGAGAAGGCGCGGGAGATCATCATCCACGCCATCCAGCGATGCGCTTCCGATGTGGTCGTCGAGACTACCGTCAGCGTGGTGCCCATCCCGTCCGACGAGATGAAGGGCCGCCTGATCGGCCGCGAAGGCCGCAACATCCGCGCCCTGGAACAGGCCACCGGCGTCGATCTCATCATCGACGATACGCCGGAGGCGGTCACCGTCAGCAGCTTCGACCCGGTGCGGCGCGAGATCGCACGCCTGGCTTTAACCAAGCTGGTGATCGACGGCCGTATCCACCCGGCCCGCATTGAAGAAGTGGTGGTCAAAGCCAAGGAAGATGTCGATGCCGCCATCCAGACCGCCGGCGAGCAGGCTGCCTATTCTGCCGGTGTTCACGGGTTGCGTCCTGAACTTATCAAGATCATGGGCCGCCTGAAATATCGCACCAGTTACGGTCAGAACGTGCTGCAGCACAGCGTGGAAGTCGCCCAGTTGTGCGGCATGATCGCCACTGACCTGGGCGTCAACGTCAATATCGCCAAGCGCGCCGGTTTCCTGCACGACATCGGCAAGGCTGTCGATCGCGAGGTCGAGGGCACCCATGCCGCCATCGGCGCCGACCTGGTCAAGCAGTGGGATAAATCCGCCGACGTGGTCCGCGGTGTGGCCGAGCATCACTTTGATCAGCCGGAAACCTCCATCTGGGGCTTCATCGTCTCCGCCGCCGATGCCATCTCCAGCGCCCGCCCCGGCGCCCGCCGTGAATCCCTTGAGAACTACATCAAGCGCCTGAAAGCCCTGGAGGAGATCGCCAACAGCTTCGAAGGCGTCGAACGCTCTTATGCCATCCAGGCCGGCCGCGAGGTCCGCATCATGGTCAAGCCGGAGGTCGTGGACGACCTGGGCGCCATGCGCCTGGCCCGCGACATCGTCAAGAAGATCGAAGACGGCCTGGACTACCCCGGCCAGATCAAGGTGACGGTGCTGCGAGAGACCCGAGCTACGGATTACGCCCGGTAGAAATTCGCTTTTAGTTTGAAAAGGGAGAGGCTTTGGCCTCTCCCTTTTTCTTTCCGAATCTTTGGATACCCCTTGACCCCACCCCTCACTCCCCTATACAATCTCTTATTGCAAAGAGTCGCAATAACTATGAGTTGCAATAACATACTAAAAGCCAAGGGCTACCGCTTGACGCCGCAGCGTCGGGTCATCTTGGACATCCTCCACGGCGAAGGGGCGCACCTGACCGCCGACGCCATTTACGAGCAGGTGAAGGCCAAAGTAGCCGGTGTCAACCGCTCCACGGTGTACCGCACCCTCGAACTGCTGGAGAGCCTCGGACTTACCGTCAAAGCCGAGCTTCGCGGCTCCCACGTCTATCACCACGCCGAGGAAGGCCACCACCATCACCTGAAATGCCGGATCTGCGGCCGGGTCTCGGAACTGCCGGAAGAACTCCTGGCGCCACTCAGTACAAGCCTCTTGGAAAAGCATGGCTTTGCCGCCGACTTGAATCATCACGTGATTACCGGACTGTGCCAAGATTGCCGCGAGCGGGTATAGTTTTGAGCCTTTGAGATTTTAGCATTTGAATTTGTTTAGACATTAGACATTAGGATTTGATACCGTGCACATTCCCGACGGTTTCCTGAACATGACCACACTTGCTGCCACCGGCATCGCCTCGGCCGGTGGGCTGGGCGCGGCCGTGAAAGTGGCAGCCAACAAGATCGGTGAGAAACAGGTACCTCTCATGGGCATACTGGCGGCCTTCATCTTCGCCGCCCAGATGCTCAATTTCCCCGTGGCCGGGGGCACCAGCGGGCACCTCATCGGCGCGGCGTTGTGCGCCATCCTGATCGGACCATGGGCCGGGGTGATCATCATGTCCGCCGTGCTCATCGCCCAGTCGCTTATCTTTCAGGACGGCGGACTGCTGGCGTTGGGCGCCAATATCTTCAACATGGGCATCGTAGCGGTTTTCGGCGCCTTCCTGGTGTATAAACTGGTAATCGCCGTCTTTGGCAACGACCGCCGCGGTCAACTTACTGGCGCCGCCCTTGCCGGCTGGGCTTCAGTCATGCTGGCCTCCTTCGCCGCCGCCGCCGAACTGGCCTTCTCAGGCGCCTCGCCGTTTGCCGTGGTGACACCGGCCATGCTGGGCGTACACGCCCTGATCGGCGTCGGTGAGGGATTGATAACCGTATTCATCCTCCAGGCTGTGTTGGCCACCCGGGCTGATATCCTGCGATTGGAGAGGGTTTGACCGTGAACGGTTATAAGAAATGGTGGCTGATAGCCCTGGGATTGGCGCTTCTCATGGTTACCGTATCACCTCTAGCTTCCGGCTCCCCAGACGGCCTGGAAAAAGTGGCCGAACAGCAGGGTTTCGCCGAAACCACCCGGGCGGCGCCATTTCAAGTGATCGCCGATTATATCTTCCCCGGTGTGGAGAACAAGGCGCTAGCGACGATACTGGCGGGTTGGATCGGGGTGCTGACCCTATTCGGAGCCGTTTACACGCTGAGTTGGCTTCTAGCCCGGCACCGAAACAATCAAGCTCCAAGAGGCAATAACCATTCATGGTGAGTTATTCACGGTGAACCAAAGTCCGATCACCAAAACTGGATAAGCTTGATCATTGAATATTGAGGTTTGGAATTTGTTTGTAACTTGTATCTTGGTTATTGGAATTTGACTCGATGCGTCACAGCTTTTTAGACCAATACAGCCATCTGTCCAGCCCAGTCCACCGGCGCGACCCGCGGCTGAAGTTCCTGCTGTCTTTACTCTTTATCCTCGCGGTGGTACTGACCCAGGCCGGAAGCTGGCTGGCCTTCGCCGCTTACTTCGGCATCCTCGCCTCAATTTTCGGTCTATCGAGATTGCCTCTAGGCTACGTCCTCAAGCGCTCGCTGATCATCCTGCCCTTCGTCCTGCTGCTGGGCATCATCAACGTCTTCACCCGCCCCGGCGCCGAGCTGTTCGGTCTGAATTTCGGCGACTGGCACCTCGGCGTCACCGACGGCGGGCTGGTCTTCATCGCCACGCTGCTTGCCCGAAGCTGGCTGTCAGTGCTGGCGCTTATCCTGCTCTCCTCGACGACGCCACTGCCCGGCCTTCTCAAAGGCATCGAGCGCCTGGGCGCGCCCAGGGTACTGGTGATGATCCTGTCCTTCATGTACCGCTACCTCTTCCTGCTGGTCGATGAGGTGCTGCGGATGAAGCAGGGACGGGATTCGCGGACGGTGGGACGATTATCTAACGCCTTCCAGGCCAAAACCGTCGGCGGCATGATCGGCGCTCTCTTCATCCGCTCCTTCGAGCGCGGCGAACGGGTCTATGCCGCCATGGTAGCCCGTGGCTTCGACGGCAGTTCCCGTACCCTCAACGATCTAACCTTCGACCGGGCCGATGTCCTCATCGGCATAACTCTGTCGCTCTTGCTGATATTACCCGTAACCCTGAGCCTGCTGTCATGAAATACGACAACAAATCATTTTATCCTCAATTCAAAATCCCTCTCCCCCACGGGGAGAGGTTAGGTGAGGGGGCACCTCAAGCACTATGACCGATCCCCCCGTCATCCACCTGGACAACCTCCATTACGCCTATCCGGACGGCCGTAAAGCCCTCGACGGCGTAAGGCTGTCGATTGCGCGCGGTGAATCCGTAGCCCTAGCCGGGGCTAACGGAGCCGGTAAATCGACGCTCCTGCTCCACCTGAACGGTATCATCCACGGTGCAAACGGGGCGGTGAAGATCTCCGGCCTCCCGGTGACCATCGCCAACCTGAAAACAATACGGAAAAAAGTCGGCGTCGTCTTTCAGAATCCGGACGACCAGCTCTTCTGCCCGGAGGTCTTCGACGATGTGGCTTTCGGACCGATCAACATGGGACTCCCGGAGCCGGAAGTGAAACAGCGTGTCGCCGGCGCCCTCCAAGCCGTCGGCCTGGCCGGTTTCGAGCGCCGCTCGTCACACCACCTGAGCCTGGGCGAAAAAAAGCGGGTAGCGCTGGCCAGCGTCCTCACCATGTCACCGGACGTGCTGGCTTTGGACGAGCCGTCCAGTAACCTGGACCCGTCCGCCAAGTGGGGACTGATCGAACTGCTGCGTTCACTGAACATCACCATGATTATCGTCTCGCACGACCTGGAACTCATCGAAGCCCTCTGCCCGCGCCTCGTCATCATGAAACAGGGCAGGGTCCTTGCCGATGGCTTGACGGTGGAGATTATGGCTGATCGGGGGTTATTGGTGGCCGGGGGTCTAGCGGCTCCGTTACGTTAAGCGCCCTGCGCTTGCATTGTTTCCTTGCTCCTCGAACAATCGATCCAGGAACTTCCGGACGAATGAGTTTCGAACCTTCAAATTTGGGTATTACTTAGAATTTAGATATTGGAATTTCCCACCTTACGCCGGTATAACCCCCTGGCGGAAATATACTCCGCCACCCCCGGCGGCACCAGGTGATCGATGGGCTGGCCCAGCTCCACCCGCTGCCGGATGGCCGTGGCGGACACGTCGATCTCCGGTTCGGTCAGGATCACCGTCCGTTGCCCGATGCCGGGGACGGCGGCTTCGAGGGCTTTGAGGTCGGGACGCGGAGAACCCACCCGCGGCGCCGCAGCCAGGCAGGCGGCGGCGATGATGCGCTCCGGTTTATGCCACTTGGGCAGCGCCGTCAGGTTGTCCCAGCCCAGGATAAAATACAGTTCGTCGCCGGGGTAAGACCGGTGCAACTCGTCGAGGGTTTCCCAGGTGTACGACGGTCCGGGGCGCCTGACCTCCGTGTCGCTGACGCTGAAATATGGGCGGCCGACCACCGCCAGTTTGACCATCTCCAGCCGTTCCGCCGCCGGGCTGACTTTCTGCGAGGCCTTGACCCACGGCTCACCGGCGGGGATGAAAATGACCTCGCCGAGGCGAAGATGTCGCCTGACCTCCTCCGCCATCATCAGGTGGCCGATGTGCGGCGGGTCGAAGGTGCCGCCCATGATGCCGATTTTTACCAATAGAACTCCATGTTGCCGATATAGAACTTGTCGCCCGGTTTCAGCTTGGCCGCCCGGAGGGCTCGTTCGACGCCCCAGCGCCAGAGTTCACCGAATAGCTGCCGTCTGACCTCGGAATCCCCGGTTTCGGACCCCGCCACCAGGCGTTCGAATTCATCCGAATACACGTGCCAGCCGTCGACGTTACGCTCTACGACAACCTTTTCCCTAGTAGGTGAAGGCCTGAAGACCTTCATTCCGTCCTCGGATTCCACTACCTTCTCTTCGGCCTTTTCCTGGAGCAGGCGGTCGAGTTCCGCGAGTAACCCATCGACGCCCTCGCCGGTGGCCGCGGAGATGAATAAGATTTTGATACCCGCCGCTTCAAAGGTATCCCTGAGTTCCGGCATCCGGTCCCGCACCAGCGGCAGGTCGATCTTGTTCACGGCAACCACCTGGGGCTTCTGGCCCAGCAGGGGATCGTAGAGCGTCAGCTCGGTATTGATCTTGACCATGTCGTTGACCGGCTCCGCCGCCGACCCGTCGATGAGGTGCACCAGCACTCGGGTCCGGGCCACGTGCCGCAGGAACTGGTGCCCCAGCCCCTTGCCCAGGTGGGCATCCTCGATAAGCCCCGGCACGTCGGCCACCACCCACCGCCGCCCCGCCGCCTCGACGAGACCGAGGATCGGTTCCAGGGTGGTGAAGGGGTAAGCCGCCACCTTCGGCCGGGCCGCAGAGATCGCGGTTAACAGCGAAGATTTGCCGGCGTTGGGCAGGCCGATGATACCCGCGTCGGCGATGAGTTTCAGTTCCAGCGTCAGCGTCCTGGTTTCACCCGGAACACCCGTCTGGGCCAGTTTCGGCGCCTGGTTGGTGGATGTGGCGAAGTGGGTGTTGCCCAGCCCCCCTTTGCCCCCACGCGCGGCCACAACCCGGTCGCCGTGGCGGGACAGGTCGGCTACGATCTCTCCGGTTTCCTTATCCCGGATCACGGTACCCACCGGCACCCCGACGACGATATCCGCGCCGCTCTTGCCGGAACACCGCTGCCCGGCGCCGCGGGCGCCGTCGCCAGCCTTGAAATGCCGTTGATGACGGTACTTCATCAGGCTGCCCATGTCCTTGTCGGCTTCGAGGATGACATCGCCGCCGCGTCCGCCGTCGCCCCCATCCGGTCCGCCACGCGGCACGAATTTCTCCCGCCGGAATCCGGACGAACCCCGGCCGCCGTCGCCGCTCTTGATTTGTATTTCTGCCTGGTCGATCACTGTTTACACCCTTTTCCCGGGAAACGCTCCCCGGTGACTTATCGAACTTATATTGGTATCTATCAAAACAGTATATCAAAATTAGAAGGCTTTAACAGTTATAGTAATAAGAGAAGGCTGGTCTCCATCGTGGACTCTTCACGGGATGGTGTTTTCAATCGTAAGCTTGTCTCCGGTTATCGAAAGCCCCCGCCGGTTGTCTAATACTTGTTAGGGTTTGCATCTAATTCCGGTACCCGATTTTCAAAACTGACAGCTTGTTGTAAAACAGTTTACAGACTTCCTCTCGCTGCTCATTCATAATGGTCTCAATATCGAATTAAGGAGGTCATATGTCACTGGTCACCTGGAGCGCCGTGTTCATCATCGCCGCCGGTATCTGCGCCTTCACTCTGAAAGCGCCGCAGAACCCGGTGAAGGGATTCATCACCCCTAAATTGTTCTTCGTCCACATACTTCTGGGACTGACTGCCATCGTCCTGGCTGTAGCCGCCGCCGTTTAGTTATTGAAAGGATTTTACCGTCGTTAGATAACCATGAATAATAACTTGAATAACGTACAAACCGAATTCGCAACCCCGATCCTTGAAGAAATCCGACAGACCTTTGGTATGGTACCCAATTTCTTTCAAGCCCAGGCTGATGCCGACCCGGAGTGGTTGGCGCTGAATTGGAGTCGGGAGAAAGCCATCATGCTGTCGCCTGGAGCTCTCGACCGCAAGACCAAAGAACTTATCGCTCTGACCGTATCGCTGGTCAATCGTTGTCAGTATTGCTCGCTGGCTCACGAAACTATGGCATTGATGACCGGTGCCACCCGGAAAGAGATTGTCGAGTTGAAAAAGGTAGTGGAGCTGTTTTCCAGCTTCAACGCGATTGCCGACAGCCTGCAGATACCGTGTGATATCACCCCGAAAATGGCTGGCGGGCAGTAACGTTTTGTCAGACGGTTTCAGTAAAGCACAGACAGCGCCGGGACAATAGCTCCGGCGCTGTCTGTGCTTCAATATCCAACAGGTGGGGCGCCACTACTAAGCGCCTCATTTCGTTGTCGGTGGTAACCAAACCCTCTTCCCGGAGCGATTTGAGGACATTAGTCACCGTGACCCGGGAGGTACCGATCATCGCCCCCAGATCGTCATGAGTCAGGCGGAAACCAAGTCGAATTCCGTTTGGTATTATTTCGCCGTTATTGCGGGCTAACCGGCCCAGTGTCCGCAAAATCCGGTCGCGGGCATCATAAATCGCAACATCGGCCAGGTGCTCGGTCAATTGCGAGAGTTTATCGGCCATAACCTTGATGACCCGGGTAGCCATGGCCGGATGCCCGGACAGCATCGCTTCCAGTTCCTTCTTAAAACAGGCGCAAACCCGGGTGTCTTCCACCGCTTCGGCGTTGAAGGTGCGACGATTTTCGGCAAACAGGATTTCCTCACCGAAGAGGTCGTTCAACCCCAGGTAACCCAGGGTAATCTCCCGGCCGTCTTCAGATATTTTGAAAAGCCTGATCCGTCCGGCGGTAACCAGAAATACGGCTTCGGCGGCATCACCTTCATTGAAAAGGCAATCGCCGCGCCGGTATTCCAGTCGCCGTACCGCGGAACGTTGAAGTTCCGCCCGCTCTTCATTGGACAAGGCTGCGAAGAGCCACATATCGGTCATGCAGCCGAGTCTGGTCATCGGCCCGCCTAGCGTCTTCCGCCTACCAGCAGCATCACGAAGTACAACAGTTGCATCACTGCCTGCAGCATGGCCGCCACGTAGGTCAGGGCCGCCGCGGACAATACCGCTGAGGCGCCGCTGGCTTCGGAAACCGAGACCAGGCCGGTGGAGCGCAGCATCGTTCGGGCCCGGGTGGAGGCGTTGAACTCCACCGGCAGGGTGATGACCGAGAAGAGCACGGCGGCGCCGAACAGAGCCACGCCGGCCCAGGCGAGATTCGTAATGGAGAGGATCAGGCCGACGAATACCAGGAGGAAGCCGAATTTGGAGCCCAGGCTGGCTACCGGGTACATGGCGTTGCGTACTTTGAGCGGGGCATAGGCGGTAGCATGCTGTACGGCGTGTCCCACCTCGTGAGCTACGATACCCAGTGCCGCCACCGAGGCCTTATTAGCGACATCAGGCGACAATCTCAATACCTTGCTTCGGGGATCGTAGTGGTCGGACAGTTTACCCTTGGACAGTTCCACCTGGACGTTTTGCAGGTTATGCTGGTCCAGCAGCCACCGAGCCGCGGCCAAGCCGGTCATACCCCGGTCGTTGGCCACCTTGCTGTATTTGCCGAAGGTCGAGGAAACCCGCCACTGGGCATAAAGCATCAGCAGCAGCGGGGGGATGATAAAGGCTAGATAAAGACCCATCGCATCCTCCTGTTAGACATAACGATGTATCAGTATTATACCAGACTACTCGTGAAGGCTCAATCGGGGCTTTTTAATCAGTCATCGCCACGAAAACCGACCGTTTTTGTAGGGGCCGATCTCAGATCGGCCCTGGGGTGGGGCGATCGCCGAAAAACTGCTGGTTACGGTTGTCCTGTCGCACGTTGTCAACGGGTCATCAAGTTGCTGCATCACAACTGACCGGCATCAATGTGTCATGCGCTGTCCAGGGGTTATGCCTTTAGAAATTACTTCGACAGTGATCCTACTCCCGACTTCGCCGTGCCAGCGTTTCCTCGCACTCAGCCACCAGGTTATGCAAACCGCAGGCCAGGCAGGGATTATCGTGACAGTCTCCGGTGGCTTCCTCCGCCAGGGCGCGCCGGTACTCCCGCTTTAGATAGGTCTCGCTTACCCCGCTTTCGATATGCGACCATGGGAAAACTTCTTCCAGGGGCCGCATCCGCTGGGCATAGAAGGCCGGGTCCAGGCTGGCCTCGGCGAAGGCCTCCGCCCAGCGTTCCCAGCTGAAGAACTCCGTCCAGCCGTCCAGGCTGCTGCCCCGCCGCCAGGCGCCGTGGATGACCCGGGACATTCTCCGGTCGCCGCGGGCAATGGCCGCTTCCAAGAAACTGGCTTTGGGTTCAGACCATGACATGCGGATGCCCTTGTTCTTCACCCGGTCAAGGAGGTGGCGCTGTTTGGCGATGATGGTCTCTTCATCGTCCTGCGCGGCCCATTGGAATGGAGTATGAGGTTTGGGAATGAAGGTGGCCAGGCTGACGCGGAGGGCTGGACGGCGCCCCGGAGCCCCTCTGCCCAGGCTATACACCCGGTGCAGCATTT contains:
- the tatC gene encoding twin-arginine translocase subunit TatC produces the protein MPEIKKGHTDNMTDQEKRLPITQHFTEMRQRFFRSIGGIVAGTVIAMFFGDQLVLMLLEPAGELADNVQSIDVLEYISVYFRVALTAGFIIAMPWVLYQFFAFLSPAFTPKEKKIIFTTFPFIVSLFLAGVAFAYFLALPVTMFFLFEFGSDIVTVAPRISTYIDLVLRLLVAIGLAFEMPIILGTLSVVGIVSSKWLASKRKIWFVLAFVLSAFITPTLDPITQTLIAAPLIVLYEISIWLTRIIGRRKPATAA
- a CDS encoding twin-arginine translocase TatA/TatE family subunit, translated to MNFFGMGTFEIITILVIATLVFGPNRIPEFAKKAGEFVRSFRKITTEMTKEFTKAIDSSPTKSTGKAPSTSSSPSLDKFLSGSDKK
- a CDS encoding twin-arginine translocase TatA/TatE family subunit, whose product is MRFGPFEIILIIVIILLITGAAFVPAVGRTLGKGVRQLRSAVGGEDKTEKTKVVTKLEDGIAAKEVNRRARDSKEGTKTG
- the tatA gene encoding twin-arginine translocase TatA/TatE family subunit, which encodes MRLGPMELVIILVIVLLIFGVGKLPQVGEALGKGLKSFQKASSGEDEEEVKEEKKEEPVEAKTEIVAVKPETEEKPKTETADKA
- the recA gene encoding recombinase RecA produces the protein MNTEKTTEKQKSLEIALGMIEKQFGKGAIMKLSDAASTVAVEVIPTGSLALDLALGVGGLPRGRVTEIYGPEGSGKTTLAQHVIAECQKRGGKAFYIDVEHAFDPKYAKTCGINLDELYIAQPNAGEEALDICEKLVRSGGADLVVVDSVAALVPKAELEGDMGDSHVGLQARLMSQALRKLTAAIGNTGTAVIFINQLREKVGVMFGNPEVTPGGRALKFYSSVRLDLRRVETLKSGTVAIGSHVKARVVKNKVAPPFRVAEFDILFDSGISREGNLIDLGVEAGVIKKSGSFFSYGDLRLGQGREAARTFLVEREDIADAIEADIRGASGSVQSAVESD
- a CDS encoding regulatory protein RecX, which produces MTERLTGAKPLDDGDETGELPSGPPSAARSTESGIGVCYQAALRLLDYRARTETEMRQRLARKGFEAVDIDTVLARLKTSGLIDDAAFARAWSDSRAASSPRSAFVIKRELRGKGVTGDTAEEAVAGLDDAEAAYRAAIPRATRLAKLPPEEARRKLGDFLRRRGFSWGVAEETMNRLKDEGIGFEVDTNEATP
- the rny gene encoding ribonuclease Y — translated: MGLDNVLAIFFSFVIGAIFGGMAIFISRGAMISRQLKVAQRKASHTIAESRIEARNITQEARDEADKVRMAAETELRERRAELGRQENRVTQKVETLERKLETLDQRERALLTREKSIEEELERVEGLRGQEQQKLEAVAGLTTQEAKDHLLEIVESEMQQETSRRVRQWEQKIKEEADEKAREIIIHAIQRCASDVVVETTVSVVPIPSDEMKGRLIGREGRNIRALEQATGVDLIIDDTPEAVTVSSFDPVRREIARLALTKLVIDGRIHPARIEEVVVKAKEDVDAAIQTAGEQAAYSAGVHGLRPELIKIMGRLKYRTSYGQNVLQHSVEVAQLCGMIATDLGVNVNIAKRAGFLHDIGKAVDREVEGTHAAIGADLVKQWDKSADVVRGVAEHHFDQPETSIWGFIVSAADAISSARPGARRESLENYIKRLKALEEIANSFEGVERSYAIQAGREVRIMVKPEVVDDLGAMRLARDIVKKIEDGLDYPGQIKVTVLRETRATDYAR
- a CDS encoding Fur family transcriptional regulator, coding for MSCNNILKAKGYRLTPQRRVILDILHGEGAHLTADAIYEQVKAKVAGVNRSTVYRTLELLESLGLTVKAELRGSHVYHHAEEGHHHHLKCRICGRVSELPEELLAPLSTSLLEKHGFAADLNHHVITGLCQDCRERV